Proteins co-encoded in one Astatotilapia calliptera chromosome 18, fAstCal1.2, whole genome shotgun sequence genomic window:
- the bpnt2 gene encoding inositol monophosphatase 3 — MAPMGIRLSPLGVAVFCLLGVGVIYHLYSGVISSRLAAFRSQTPLSTQQRRTVDLRDLLAVSMEAAELGGKEVKQVREENVLQEKSKGKTKEGANDPLTMGDLQSHRKMFYLLKNTFPEVTVNSEEHDNMEDNSIQWSQNIPGAISEKFKGSSDIPVESITVWIDPLDATQEYTENLVKYVTTMVCVAVDGKPVIGVVHQPFAGFTAWAVVGHGSNVNRRSSYNASPKKVIVSRSHSGKVKNRIRNAFGNSTTIIEAGGAGYKVLSLLDTHSSETSLTEEADVYVHTTVIKKWDICAGAALLTELGGQMTTLKGENIDYRGAPENEGGLVASVGIDHEALLKRLRGNTDNDKQ; from the exons ATGGCTCCGATGGGTATCCGGTTGTCACCGCTCGGTGTGGCGGTGTTCTGTCTCCTTGGAGTCGGTGTCATCTACCACCTGTATTCCGGGGTCATCTCCAGCCGCCTGGCTGCCTTCAGGTCCCAGACTCCCCTCTCAACACA GCAGAGAAGAACAGTGGACTTGAGGGACCTGTTGGCTGTCTCAATGGAGGCAGCAGAACTAGGTGGCAAAGAG GTAAAGCAGGTGCGTGAAGAAAATGTCCTGCAGGAGAAATCAAAGGGCAAAACAAAGGAAGGAGCTAACGATCCACTCACTATGGGCGACCTGCAGTCTCACAGAAAGATGTTTTACCTACTGAAGAACACATTCCCTGAAGTTACG gtgaACAGTGAAGAACACGACAACATGGAGGATAATTCAATACAATGGAGCCAGAACATTCCAGGTGCAATAAGTGAGAAGTTTAAGGGGAGCAGTGACATTCCAGTCGAGAGCATTACTGTGTGGATCGATCCCCTAGACGCGACACAGGAATACACAG AGAATCTGGTGAAATATGTGACCACCATGGTGTGTGTGGCTGTAGATGGTAAACCTGTGATTGGAGTTGTACACCAGCCATTTGCTGGCTTCACTG CCTGGGCGGTCGTAGGTCATGGATCAAATGTGAATCGCCGCTCATCCTACAACGCCAGCCCTAAGAAAGTGATAGTATCACGTTCTCACTCTGGAAAAGTTAAAAATCGTATTCGGAATGCTTTTGGAAACAGCACAACAATCATAGAAGCAGGTGGAGCAG GATACAAAGTACTGTCACTGCTGGACACACATTCAAGTGAGACAAGCCTTACAGAGGAGGCAGATGTTTACGTCCACACCACCGTTATTAAGAAGTGGGACATCTGTGCTGGTGCTGCACTACTGACTGAACTGG GGGGCCAAATGACAACTCTAAAGGGAGAGAACATCGACTACAGAGGAGCTCCAGAAAATGAAGGAGGACTGGTGGCCAGTGTAGGTATAGATCACGAGGCCTTACTGAAAAGACTACGAGGTAACACAGACAATGACAAGCAGTGA
- the trnau1apb gene encoding tRNA selenocysteine 1-associated protein 1-like, translated as MMFNRQTSLWMGDLDPYMDENFIKQAFSAMGESPFGVKIITHRITGGSAGYCFVELADEASVERCVQRLNGKLVPGSNPPRKFKLNYATYGKRPEAGPEFSVFVGDLASEIDDFQLHQVFKKYPSCKGAKVVTDQYGYSRGYGFVKFGEESEQKKAIEECQGTMLGGKPLRLSIAVAKSQKMSSYHGGQGQNYQSNYNQTQSGYYGSHSGGSQGYYSQWGGYDQYGGYNSTGYNSGYGSGYNSGYNYGYGAYGYPPPGHMMPPPPMGMPPMSTDMSGAVEQSHVEAEDIDEDNAEEPIPECDVDLWNKDFMQRSEELYDAMMNCHWEALDSVDSPIPSFS; from the exons ATGATGTTCAACAGACAGACGAGTCTCTGGATGGGTGAT cTCGACCCATATATGGATGAGAACTTCATCAAACAGGCCTTTAGTGCTATGGGAGAGTCTCCATTTGGGGTCAAGATCATCACTCACAGGATAACAGG CGGTTCAGCAGGATACTGTTTTGTGGAGCTGGCAGATGAAGCGAGTGTGGAGCGGTGTGTCCAGAGACTCAACGGGAAACTGGTTCCTGGATCAAACCCG CCCCGGAAGTTTAAGCTAAACTATGCCACCTATGGGAAACGGCCAGAAGCAGG GCCAGAGTTCTCAGTTTTCGTGGGCGACTTGGCTTCTGAGATAGATGACTTCCAGCTGCATCAAGTTTTTAAGAAGTACCCTTCATGCAAAGGAGCCAAAGTAGTCACCGACCAGTATGGATACTCAAG AGGCTATGGCTTTGTCAAGTTTGGAGAGGAGAGCGAGCAGAAGAAGGCGATCGAGGAGTGCCAGGGTACAATGCTGGGAGGAAAGCCACTCAGGCTCAGTATTGCTGTTGCAAAGAG cCAGAAGATGAGCAGCTACCACGGGGGCCAAGGCCAGAATTACCAGAGCAACTACAACCAGACTCAGTCTGGTTACTATGGCAGCCATAGTGGTGGAAGCCAGGGTTACTATTCTCAGTGGGGGGGCTACGACCAGTATGGTGGCTACAACAGTACCGGCTACAACAGCGGCTATGGAAGCGGCTACAACAGTGGCTACAACTACGGTTACGGAGCCTATGGATACCCACCACCAGGTCACATGATGCCACCACCTCCCATGGGGATGCCACCAATGTCCACAGACATGTCAGGAGCCGTAGAG CAGAGCCATGTGGAGGCTGAAGACATAGATGAGGATAATGCAGAAG aGCCCATTCCCGAGTGTGACGTCGACCTGTGGAACAAAGATTTCATGCAGCGCAGTGAGGAGCTCTACGATGCCATGATGAATTGTCACTGGGAGGCTCTGGACTCTGTTGACTCCCCCATCCCCTCATTCTCTTGA